In Quercus robur chromosome 11, dhQueRobu3.1, whole genome shotgun sequence, the sequence atacaaaaattcattagtaaaattgttttattcaATAAGACTAATAATGAGAGTTTGATCATTagtaatgttaaaaaaaaaaaggccttttatatatatataataaaaaaataaaaaagctcatAAAAGCTATATGCGAACAAGAGcacgccttttttttttttttttaatccttttatgAATAACAAGAGCAAGCATTCACTTTTCCATCCTGTGAAAAGtcacttttgtttttattatttatttttcgataAGTACGAATATAGTTGTCAAAACGTGAATCGTATCATgaatcgatttttaatttttctgtatcgtgtatcgtatcgtaagatacacaaacacttaataaaatttataaaaaattataaatatacatatatataaagggtatattcattataaattttgaatatattcaacaaatgactaatttattcatcacttatgtaataatatttaacaagctaactaaataaatcaaactagcatGTGTTTATAACATACGCATTCATATTTCCTAAAtccaaaagtgataatatattacaaatgacccaaaaataataatttattttcatcatattgcCTAATCAACCCCATCTAAGTCAATGCTATCATCGtgtttataattttgtaaacttatttcttcattaaaattttctccatCGTCATTTGTCATTAACATTTACaatctcttcttgttctttttattctaataatatttttataaaaaaaaaaaaattggcattctagtttcttggacttataacaataatgataaaaataaaaaaatttatattgtcaattaatattttattcgtagtatataaaataaatttttaaatattaaagtgaaGGATAAGTGTGTACTATGTAGTCTAATTGTAggagagagagcaaaaaaaacttatgaatatgttattttagtaGGGTAAActaagtaaactaataattttttgttaaaaacaagtctaacaacttgttagattcaaataaaagtacaatttttaacaaaaaatctcattttaaagcatttgtccATGTATCGTATGATACGTACGATTTTACGATACGATACGATACGATTCATACGATACACACACTGTATCGTACGATTCATGAGCACTTACAATACACCGATACGATACAATACTTTTTACACATGATATgatacgtatcgtacgatacgtgATACGTATAGTACGATACTGACAATTATGAGTACGAAAAGCACAGACAAAGTTAGCCATTTTAATATCAAaccttttaaaataatatgcaTATGATGTAACATGTGGATGCACATCTCAATAAAACGATTCTGGGGCGGTGGTCATATCTCTGACTTTAAtgctttcatttaaaaaataaaaccatctCTTTAATGCAAACAATTCAGCTTTTGCtttatttgcaattttttatttttatttgtccGGCGAGAATCAAGCAAGATACTGATTTTCAATATTCGTGTctgatttttcttaaatttttaataaaaaaattatgtttataatatttttataataaattttaaataataaattattattaattcttataaaaaatttattaataattttaatttaaatttatcaataaaattattttttctaattatttttttctcattaatatcattaataacaacttatcgctccaaatttatggtaaaaatatatcattaATGCCCAACCGGTTGCACTTTCCAAGGCCCTTTCGACATAAAGACCAATCGTAGGCCTCTAcaatttttaagaagaaaatagaatGTGAAAGCTTTGTTATGTTCGGCAGTTTGTCTATAAGAAGAAGGCTTTGAACGACCCAATATTCTCCAAACCTTCCtattctgtgtgtgtgtttcggtcagagagagatatcaaagATGGGTTCCATTACAGCATCTACAAAACCTCATGTAGTTTGTGTAGCATACCCACTTCAAGGTCACATAAACCCAATGATCAAGCTAGCAAAACTCCTCCACCATAAAGGGTTTCACGTAACTTTTGTCAACACAGAATACAACCACAAACGCTTACTCAAGTCTAGAGGCCCCAACGCTCTCGATGGCTTGCCTGACTTTCACTTCGAAACCATTACCGATGGGCTGCCACCGGTAGATGCAGATGTTAGCCAAGACGTTCCTTCTCTTTGTGACTCCACCTCAAAGCATTCGCTAGTTCCACTTTGCAACCTTCTTTCCAAACTCAACGACACTTCGTCTTCGAACGTGCCGCCTGTGACTTGTATGGTCGCAGATGGTTGTATGTCCTTCAGTCTTGATGCCGCTGAAAAATTCGGAATTCCGATTGCCCTTTTCTGGACTCCTAGCTCGTGCGGCGTCTTGAGCTATATGCACTATCGCCATCTAGTTGAACGAGGTTTAATCCCCCTCAAAGGTATGATTTTGTATCATCATATATTGAAAGTGGTATTTGATAACACACCTCTCTCATCTCATTAATATCACGTCAGATTATTATACATGTTAACTtcaattaaaaatcaaacaaacaaatgagaagtatatatttaaaagatgTGCATAGGTGATCTGTAATAACACATCTTAATTATCAAgtttgatgtttttaatttttttaatttgcacgttagttttaatattttaatattgggTTAGTTATTCACTAAAGTCAACAGTACTTTTGCTTGATTCACAGATGTAAGCGACCTAACAAATGGATACTTGGAAACTCCAATAGATTGGATTCCTGGAATGAAAAATATGCGTCTTAAggattttccaaattttattagAACTACAGATAAGAATGATATTATGGTTAATTTCCTCATTCATGAAACTGAGAGAGCTCCAAGAGCTTCGGCTGTCATTTTGAACACATTTGATCCGTTTGAACAAGATGTGTTGGATGCTATGTCCTCAATGCTTCCTTGTATATACACAATTGGCCCACTTGTGTTGCTCGCTGATCAGATTAAGGACGATAAATTGAAATCAATAAGGTCCAATCTATGGAAAGAAGAACAGGGATGTCTAGAATGGCTAAATTCAAAAGAACCCAACTCTGTAGTATATGTAAATTACGGTAGTATAACTATCATGACACCTGAGCAACTTATTGAGTTTGCTTGGGGGTTAGCAAATAGTGAAAAACCCTTCTTGTGGGTTATAAGGCCTGATCTTGTGGGAGGAAATTCGGCTGTTGTTCCTCATGAATTCGTTACCAAAACTAAACATAGAAGTATGTTAGCAAGTTGGTGTTCCCAAGAACAAATCCTTAAGCACCCATCAATAGGGGGGTTTTTAACGCATAGTGGGTGGAATTCAACGCTTGAAAGTGTATGTAGTGGAGTGCCAATGATCTCTTGGCCCTTCTTTGCCGAGCAACAGACAAACTGTCGATACTGCTGTACTGATTGGGGCATTGGAATGGAAATAGATAATAATGTTAAGAGAGATGAAGTAGAAAATCTTGTAAGAGAGTTAATGGACAGTGAAAAAGgtaaagaaatgaagaaaaaggcAATGGAGTGGAAGACAAAGGCTGAAGATGCTGTCAAACCTGGCGGTTCTTCTTACCTGAACTTGGACAAATTGATAGCCGAAGTTCTATTAGCTGGAAGTGCTTAAGCTAAACAAAATTTACTTTCTATATAGCTTTGAATGAACCAGCATTCTCAGTCTCATTACAtgtgtttatttatatatataattgattccCACTTTTGCTGTAATAAATTCCAATTAAAttgtgtaacttttttttttttttggtgtgaaaATCTGAATTGTgtaatttgtttaattaatgTTCTATTAGATAATGGTAATAATTTTCGTTTGTGCTGCAAATCTgttcttttgtatttttcaagTCTAGCTTTTCATAAAGGTAGGCAAAAACCCATTTAAGATTTATAAACCAGATGCGTTTAAGATAAGACTTTTGTTGcaattcatttggttgatgcaatgggcttattgtGGGATCCGGGAAGTTAAAGAAGATACGGTTAGGCTTAACCCTATTGGAGCAAGAAatttggagggcttagatgcattggatagattaggcttggagggcctactgctattcgtgtatcctaactttattctttaataGATCATTTTCCCTTTTGGAGGGTGGCAGAAAggttttcgccgagttcttcgattttctcttcgataacacatgctggtgttatctttgtgtttgcatctctctacctcttacttttaccttttaattgCTACTATGTTGTGCTTAATTATAGTGTAGGGTTGTTTATCTATTTGGGGGACGGAGTGCACACATAAAATGGATTCAGAAactaagaaagaaagagggagagagctcTTGTACTTGCTTTTGGATGCCTGCATCCTTAGCAAGATTTGTATAAAAATCATTCCACATATATAAGATTTGTATCATTCAATTTAACACTCATGTTCTAATCTCCCATTGTGGATTATCCATCTCCCAACCTATATAAATTAATGTCAATCAATGCCTAGTTAACTCATCCGTTGTTTCTAGTTTTTAACTCCCACGTAtagtttttttactttttttatattaatttagttttgaaatttagtatatttcttattcttaaatggttaaaattttgtaacccaTGCTTTTGTACTCATagataaaattttgaatcaGTCTTTGGCTATACTTTTAGTCAACTAATTTTTCaagtaaaaacatataaaaagagTATTTGCTTCCCCACTAAAAAACCCAAGGCagggaattttttatttgttctttttcgggggccgggggggggggggggggggggggcggggaaGACGGGAGGAATAATATTGAGGCTTTACTAGTTTTGGCGTAaaaccctttctttcttttttttggctttctttctttcattgtaTCCTTGAAAATAATCTAGAAAACATTTTATGACGTGTGGCTCATATGAAAAATCACAAactatcctctctctctctctctctctctctctctctctctctctctctctctctctctctctctctctctctctctatatatatatatatatattatatagaaaCTTTAAATCACCACTATACAACATTAATACAAAACAACATTTAACTAGTATAATTTCACAAATATTAACATAATGAGCATAAAGCTTGCAATGCTAACTATAAGAATTTAGACTCCTGAAAAACAcaatatgtttaacctaatttattaGCCAAATAGTTATTTAGATTAATTATTTAGATCTGGATTAAACATTCATCACATGTATCAAACAtagcggaaaagtaaataacataaGATGTGATGACTTAGAAAAATCAATGAAACAACtcatttcaagataaaaaaacATGGGGAGAACTATCCCAAGAGAACAATTCACtatatcaaattaagatttacGGTCAAGAATACCAATTCATTGTAAATCTAACACAGTTATCAAATTGAACTCTGAACTTCTCAGACTTCTTTGATCTGGATTCGTTCTCACATGAACCACCTGTTCATGCCTTAATCTTCAGTACACTTGATAGCTAAAGGCTTGGTTTTAACTTTACTCCATTGGTgctagcaatatggttttgaTCTCCAGTAGGTGCTTGATAGAGGTAGAAGATACAAAACCTCATCGATCTCACAGTAGTAACTCTCAAGACTTGAAAAACATGTATTAAGGTTTGCCTTTTACACCTAGCAGTGTTGGActcaaaccctaaacatttCACTGGCTGTAGGGCATtatttaaaattctgcagattcatagtttgatcgatcgaatctcTCTCCCAATTGGTCGAGCTCTtcaatttttgaattctcttttcTTCAACTTATATGTTCTTAAATCTTGACTTGTATTAATTTGAGCAATGTCTAAAACACTTCAAAGACCTTAAGATTTAATCCTAGGAAATtttttgttctcggtttgccaacagACGACATATTTAGAACCAAAACATTTATGACTAAATATTTAGAATCTAACACCAACATCTCatctaaaagaaaatatcaaacTAACAATAAATGTAGCTGACAAAGCATGTAAAAGTTTTTACCTCAATGCTTTCAATGCCATAAATTATATAGAAATGTCactccacaacattttcacaacaaatcataagcgGCATATTGTTAcaggtttttaatttgaatccaccactgaaattactttctTACCTACTAGTGATAGCTCGTAATAGTCTACcatctaagatttgttgtaaaaatctTGTGGATGTAgtatttctctaaattttaagtcgaaaatttaaaagttatatGATTGGAAatatcataaaattattttagaaatttttttataaaattataaaatagatgGATGGACAGAAAGGCATATAAAATTGAGAGAAATTGGTCTAAGGAGAATTGTGATGAGTGAGATCCActaagatagagagagaatggGACAAATAAGGGCTtatttggtaagagatttttagtaacgttgtttaaaTTTTGTGGAAATATATGTGGttaaaaaagtgtgtggaaatatgtgttataatgtttaaacaacagttttcattGTCTATTGTTTAAACATTGTTACCAAACGAGGCCTAAAATTGCACAAAGTAGAGAAATTTATTAACTGGTGATGGCTTGGCCAACAATGGTCATGTGGGATAGGAATAGGGGCAATTCTGGGTGGGTGGGTTGATAGTGTTGTTCAGGGACATATTACACctcaatgtgtattttttttttcttttttaccaaaTTTCTTCGCAAAATATTTTATGTAGACAGAATCAAACaggtctttattttttatttttgataatcttCAATTCTCTTTCAACCAAGAAGAAGCAAgatgacacttttttttttttttttttttttggctgaatgcAGTCTTATGCACTTTATTTATGCCTAAAGATAGTCATAGATATTTATAGTATTATTttaaatactataaaataaaagatatttatatttatagataTTTATGCATTCATTagcattttccttattttaaagCAATCCTATTCCTATCCATGATGggtcaaaatttgaaatttcttatCATCATAAAATCGTCAtgcctctttattttatttttaataaagtcCAATACTCCATGCTtcttaaatgtgtcacaaccactcttcttttatatatatatatatatatatatatatatatagttggttTGCTTTTTTACTTGGGGGCGGGGGTGTTAAAAGTacaagaaatagaaaactaaaaaacttatgGGACAGAGACAATAACATTACCTTTCCACGTGATGGACAACAGAAGACCGTGGATTccaataaaccttttttttctgtttctttgttttgttttgttttgttttttttgtttttttgtttttttgttttttttttttgtgtcctATTCAACAGTTAAAAGAGAAATGTCCAATTAGAGGGCTAATGGTCAACCGTTCCTTATAGTCCAAAAACAACTCCAAGAAAGAGACATAGTtctcaattctttttcttatttgctTACAATATGTGGGAAGAACAAGAACTCTAAGTCAAAATAACAGGCTAAAGCCTATTAGAAGTTGAGAGTTTGACTTGAAAGAACCTAAAAGGTAGGTGTGCACGCAAAAAACAAGGTTTATGGGACGGCCCTcgcttgggctcacaatctatttgtaatGTGGGTTTTGGATTTCCTACACTAGTAGTTCTTAATGCAAAGACCCAACAAAGTGACCTCTCTTAtgaattcctctactctcactgCTACTATTATGTTGCTCTCTCGCTCCCTCTACTCTTAGTCTCCTATGCCACCCTCCTCCAGGTTGTATTTATAGCCAAAAATTAGTGGAAAGTTATGATTACTTTCATGGTTAGTGAGAAAGAAGGTCCAATACCGTTATTCTTAAGTGGGTGTTAGTTGGGAGTAAGGTGCGGTGAGAGTGGCATAGGGGACTAAGAGTAGAGGGAGCGAGAGAGCAACAAAATAGTAGCAGTGACAATAGAGGAATTTATAAGAGAGGTTGCTTTGTTGGGTCTCTACATTAAGAACTATCCAAAGTCGGAAATCCAAAACCCACattacaaatagattgtgagcccaagcgAGGGCCAACCCATAAACCTCGTTTTTGGTGTGCAAAGTAGGCATGAAATTCACatccaaattatttattttctaatttaattCTGCAATATAACCATTACTAATTAATGGGAATAGTTAAGCTGTATTTCAATTTTAGATGAAGCAACAAAATTCAATATACTcagggaaaaaaagtaatttccgCTCTTTATGTTTGAGGTAGTTCACAATTCCCACCTTATCTTTAAAACCAACTAATTTCGCCCTCTATATTTGCAAAATGAGCAAATACTCCTATGGATGATATGtttctctttttgttatttCTATTATCATTATGTTTTCACCAACAACTCCAATTCATTACTTTCTAGTTAAagtcaatgattttttttttggaagtattAGTCATATACTACAAGAGAAAACATTGATAATTGcattattgtttttttgaatCTGCAATTGTAATCATTGTGATTCCGTTgaatttaacttaaaaaaaaaaattaatagattgaGGGTATTTGCTCATTTTTCAAACATAAAGGgggaaattgatttattttgttttgtttttatttttatggaaggaataaaaaattggtTGGTTTTAAAAATAAGAGGAGAAATTATGAACTACTATGAACAATAAGGGGGGAAaatacattttcacaatatacttattttaaaatgaacCCAAACACcttttaagaataatttattATGGGGTccaccaaataaaaaattagcatgAAGTGAtgagagcattctcatcaaggtGAGTAAATGCTATAAATCCTATTTTTTAGCGGCTGAACCCCAAAAAACACTCTCCATCGAAATTGTTAAAtgctataaattttacaatCCTGCTACAGTGCACTCTCATTTTTGAGAGCACACTGTAgctgtattgtaaaataaaaaatagttttttattcacTAGCTCTTTCTCATTTCTCACTTTTTCCTCTCTCACTTCTTTCATCTTTGTTCTCTGTTCTCTCCTCTCTCCATGGTTCATGGTTTGTTGCTCGTTGCCGGTCTCTACACGTTGCCGATCTCTGCTCCGATCTCTGCTACTCTTCGTCTGCAATGCTAGCATGTCGCCGGTCTCTCTACTCTTAATCACTCGATCTCTCTACTCTCAATCACTCGATCTCTCTACTCTTTGGCCGCAGCGTCGCCAAGTCGCCGGTGGTGGCTGAGATTTTGGTCCAATTTTGGGTTTTATGGTGTTGTCTTCGAATCTCTGGTGGTGGATGCTATTGTTTTTCTAGGTTTTATGGTGAATCGGTGGGTCTCCGTCAGTCACcgattttgggttttgtggatGCTGTTGTTCTCTGGTGAATTTCTATGGGTCTCCGTTGGTTTTTCTGCATCtacttatgtgtgtgtgtgtgtgtgtgtgttttttttttttttggtggctgGGATGGATATGGGTTTGCTGGGTTGAGATGGAAGAGTGTGAGTTTGTTGGCTAGATGGGTGGTTGGTGTTTTTTTTCCTGTGGTGGTGGCTGGGGTGTGTATGGGTTTGCTGTGTTAAGATGGTCAAGTTTGCtaggttgagacttgagagtgacagagaggaagagagagaaagaaatataattgaagaataaagaaataataaaaaagaatattaaaataaaatggtaaaaaatatagaatgtttgatgtttggtgtattgtaaaatgagttgttaaaagctaaaattttgggttttgaggtggtatatgctaaaaattttactcACCTTAATGGGAATGCTTTGAGAGAGTGATGCAAACTCAGTTGGAGTGATAAGAAGAGCTGAAAGGTTGAATTGTTTCTTTTTGGACAAAAATGCACTTACACATTTTCCTCCCTTTCACATTTTATTTCTCACCAAATCTCACTTTATCAATATTCTatccattttattttactttaccAATATTAGTTGAGAACTAAAATCAAAGTAAGATagatagtaccaaaaagtaggatctatgaataataccaaaaagtacagtagGACCTATGAATGGTAACAAAagtaagttgaatagtaaaataagttgacaaaaaataatCTAGCCAAACAGACACATAATCTCAATCCcttcattttaaaaaagaaaaagagatgaaaaatgtTC encodes:
- the LOC126707276 gene encoding 7-deoxyloganetin glucosyltransferase-like isoform X1; protein product: MGSITASTKPHVVCVAYPLQGHINPMIKLAKLLHHKGFHVTFVNTEYNHKRLLKSRGPNALDGLPDFHFETITDGLPPVDADVSQDVPSLCDSTSKHSLVPLCNLLSKLNDTSSSNVPPVTCMVADGCMSFSLDAAEKFGIPIALFWTPSSCGVLSYMHYRHLVERGLIPLKDVSDLTNGYLETPIDWIPGMKNMRLKDFPNFIRTTDKNDIMVNFLIHETERAPRASAVILNTFDPFEQDVLDAMSSMLPCIYTIGPLVLLADQIKDDKLKSIRSNLWKEEQGCLEWLNSKEPNSVVYVNYGSITIMTPEQLIEFAWGLANSEKPFLWVIRPDLVGGNSAVVPHEFVTKTKHRSMLASWCSQEQILKHPSIGGFLTHSGWNSTLESVCSGVPMISWPFFAEQQTNCRYCCTDWGIGMEIDNNVKRDEVENLVRELMDSEKGKEMKKKAMEWKTKAEDAVKPGGSSYLNLDKLIAEVLLAGSA